The sequence CAATGCATGTTAGAAATTTTGAAAGCGGTGTGTTTTCAAATGTTCAGCTTACTGCAGTTTTTGATATAGATCCTGAGAAAATAAAAAAAGCAGAAAGTCTGTATGGAAATAAATTAAAATATTATACAAAAGAGGAAGATTTCTTCGGAAGTCATGAGTTTGATGCAGTATTAGTAGCTACTCCGCATTATGCACATCCGGTTCTTGCTGAAAAAGCACTGGATAACGGATATCATGTTTTGGTAGAAAAGCCCATAGGAGTTTATACTAAAGCTGTAAGAAGACTTTATGAAAAAGCTGCAAAGAGTGACAAAATTTTTGGAGTGGTGTTTAATCAGAGAACAAACCCGCTTTATCAAAAAGTAAAAGATCTGGTTTCCAGCGGGGAACTGGGGATTTTGAAAAGAATAAACTGGATTATTACAGACTGGTACAGAACACAGGCTTATTATAATTCAGGAACATGGAGAGCAACATGGGGCGGAGAAGGCGGAGGAGTATTGATAAATCAATGCCCGCACCAGCTTGATTTGTTTCAGTGGATATTCGGGATGCCGAAAAGAGTAAGAGGATTCGCATATTTCGGGAAAAATAGAAATATTGAGGTAGAAGATGAAGTAACAGCTTACTTTGAATATGAAAACGGAGCTACAGGCGTGTTTATTTCATCAGTATCAGAAGTACCGGGGACTAACAGACTTGAAATAACAGGTGATAAAGGAAAAGTAATAATAGAAAATGGTCAGATAGAATTCTACAGACTGCGCGAGTCAGAAGTAGAATATAATAAAAATCTGAAAGTACAGGGTTTTGACAAGAGAGGAAACTTTATAATGCCGGAATACTGGAAATGTGAAGTTCCTGTAGAAACATCGGATGAATCACAGCATGTGCTTGTAATAAAAGACTGGATAGATACAATAATGAACGGAACACCTCTTCTGGCACCGGGGACAGATGCAATAAACGAACTAATGATATCAAATGCAATATATCTGTCTACATTCACTGATAACTGGGTGGATTTCCCGATAGACGAGGATTTATTTTTAGAAAAGTTAAATGAAAGAGTGAGAACGTCAAAATATAAAGTAGAAAAAGACTACGAGTAAAAATCATCAGTAATTAACGTTTTTTGGAAAGTCAAAATAAAATAAAAGGAGAAATAAATATGAGAAAAAAAATATTTTGGTTAATGATAGTTATTTTGGTTTTAACAGTAGGTTGTGGTGAAAAAAAAGATTCTTCAAAAGGTGCCGGAGGAGAAAAAGAAATTACACTCCGATTTTCATGGTGGGGTGGAGATGCACGTCATAAAGCTACTTTAGATGTAATTAAATTATACGAGGAAAAGAATCCCGGAATAAAAATAAAAGCAGAATACAGTGGATGGGACGGACATTTTGAGAAACTCTCTACTCAGGTAACGGGAAATACAGCACCGGATATAATGCAGATAGACTACAACTGGTTATATAACTTTTCAAAAAACGGAGATGGATTTTACGACATAAATAAATTAAAGGACAATTTTAACATTGGTAATTATGATGAACAGGCTCTGAGCTACACTACAATAAACGGAAAACTTAATGCAATACCTGCAGGGATGAATGGAAGAGCATTTTTCTTTAATAAGACACTTTATGAAAGAGCAGGAGTAGAAATACCTAAGACATTTGATGAATTACTGGCAACAGACAAAGTAATAAAAGAAAAGATAGGAAAAGATGCAAAGTCTCTGGATATTACTTCTACAGACAGCGGTGCTTTATTCTTTATAGAGTATTATGTAGAGCAAAAATACAATAAACCGATATTAACAGCGGAAAATACAATAGGGGTTACAAAAGAAGAACTTGCAGATGCATTCAAATTTTATAAAATGCTCGTTGACAACGGAGCGGTTGTTTCAGCTAAAGACAGAGCAGGAGCAGGAAACTTCCCTGATGATCAGAATCCTTTATGGCTGAATGGTGAGTTAGGAGCAATACTAACATGGAATACAATGGTGGGACAATACGAAAATATGCTTAAAAAAGGTGACACATTGGTTTCAGGAG is a genomic window of Sebaldella sp. S0638 containing:
- a CDS encoding ABC transporter substrate-binding protein; amino-acid sequence: MRKKIFWLMIVILVLTVGCGEKKDSSKGAGGEKEITLRFSWWGGDARHKATLDVIKLYEEKNPGIKIKAEYSGWDGHFEKLSTQVTGNTAPDIMQIDYNWLYNFSKNGDGFYDINKLKDNFNIGNYDEQALSYTTINGKLNAIPAGMNGRAFFFNKTLYERAGVEIPKTFDELLATDKVIKEKIGKDAKSLDITSTDSGALFFIEYYVEQKYNKPILTAENTIGVTKEELADAFKFYKMLVDNGAVVSAKDRAGAGNFPDDQNPLWLNGELGAILTWNTMVGQYENMLKKGDTLVSGDFLTGIGEYKSTFIKVNMAFAINKNTKHPEEAAKFLNFMLSEPEAAKILGTVRGIPLNKSAFAELEKEGLTKGPLAEGLEKAMAFAGPKSSPYIEDERTRKLGLEITQKVDYNEMTPEQAGEKLYTELEKLLKQMTR
- a CDS encoding Gfo/Idh/MocA family protein; its protein translation is MVKIGVIGYGNIGSMHVRNFESGVFSNVQLTAVFDIDPEKIKKAESLYGNKLKYYTKEEDFFGSHEFDAVLVATPHYAHPVLAEKALDNGYHVLVEKPIGVYTKAVRRLYEKAAKSDKIFGVVFNQRTNPLYQKVKDLVSSGELGILKRINWIITDWYRTQAYYNSGTWRATWGGEGGGVLINQCPHQLDLFQWIFGMPKRVRGFAYFGKNRNIEVEDEVTAYFEYENGATGVFISSVSEVPGTNRLEITGDKGKVIIENGQIEFYRLRESEVEYNKNLKVQGFDKRGNFIMPEYWKCEVPVETSDESQHVLVIKDWIDTIMNGTPLLAPGTDAINELMISNAIYLSTFTDNWVDFPIDEDLFLEKLNERVRTSKYKVEKDYE